In Symmachiella dynata, the following are encoded in one genomic region:
- a CDS encoding cytochrome c oxidase assembly protein: protein MISVDSSFQAILSSWSFDVWIVAPIVLSTLLYVRGWYVLRRRGSQRFGAWQLAAFGCGMALLSIALLSPIETFSALMLRMHMVQHLLLMFLIPPLLWLSAPELPLLCGLPSGLRREWIAPLYRWKPIRSGFAFLTRPPVAWGLFVAATWIWHLPRFYDAALSSGTLHNLEHACFFWAAMLFWWPVVQPYPSRLNYSRWVLLPYLFLAAVQGTVLSGILSFANDVIYDHYELLPQVWGITAIDDQAIAGTLMWLFGMLAYVIAGALVGYKLLFAPRSRQLHFAVAGMPAVQSGVTAYGPPTAVRPTPRRLNRAKHRPPVRQQLPILSPDGDSCHRPARDVLNVPLLGRFLRWNKSRLVLQILMFAAAALVIVDGLLGAQIVSLNLAGVLPWIHWRGFLVLGLLVAGNLFCMACPFKLSRTLGKTLFGGRRHWPRWLRSKWLAVGLLFVFFWAYEVFSLWQSPWWTAWIAVGYFLAAFVVDGFFRGAAFCKYVCPIGQFNFVQSLVSPLEVRVRDTSVCEECTTKECIRGAAATATAAAIPGCELHLYQPRKSSNFDCTFCLDCVHSCPHQNVGILTTLPGRELLRDPRRSGIGKLGSRTDVAALVFLLVFAAYVNAAGMVAPVLDLIDKLQAEWGFASRIPLVTAGYLLGLGAVPFCLVAIASLAGRRLSGDSESALRIATRFSYMLVPLGFSMWLAHYSFHLFTSSGAFSAALRRFLSEFGWRDVETAAWVCSCGLETADWLLRMELMLLDAGLLMSLYVGYRIARDRYLGMRRAMGAFLPWAGIAVILFLTGVWLVFQPMQMRGVMPMGM, encoded by the coding sequence GTGATTTCAGTGGACTCCTCGTTCCAAGCCATTCTCAGTTCCTGGTCGTTCGACGTTTGGATCGTGGCTCCGATTGTACTGTCCACGCTGCTCTATGTGCGGGGCTGGTACGTACTTCGCCGGCGTGGGTCGCAGCGATTTGGTGCCTGGCAATTGGCCGCGTTTGGTTGCGGCATGGCCTTGTTGTCCATCGCCCTACTCTCGCCCATTGAAACCTTCTCGGCGTTGATGTTGCGGATGCACATGGTGCAACATCTGCTGCTGATGTTTCTCATTCCGCCGCTGCTTTGGCTCAGCGCCCCGGAGCTGCCGTTGCTGTGTGGATTGCCCTCAGGCCTGCGTCGTGAATGGATCGCGCCACTTTATCGTTGGAAACCGATCCGTAGCGGTTTTGCCTTTCTCACGCGGCCACCGGTGGCGTGGGGTCTGTTTGTCGCAGCGACTTGGATTTGGCATCTCCCGCGTTTTTATGATGCTGCGCTAAGCTCTGGAACCTTGCATAACTTGGAGCATGCCTGTTTCTTCTGGGCAGCCATGCTGTTTTGGTGGCCGGTCGTGCAGCCCTATCCGAGTCGATTGAACTATTCGCGGTGGGTCCTGCTGCCCTATTTGTTTCTGGCAGCAGTTCAAGGGACGGTTCTGTCGGGGATTTTGTCGTTTGCCAACGATGTGATTTATGACCATTACGAATTGCTGCCGCAGGTCTGGGGCATTACCGCAATCGATGATCAAGCCATCGCCGGAACGTTGATGTGGCTGTTTGGCATGCTGGCCTATGTGATTGCCGGAGCATTGGTCGGATATAAATTGCTCTTTGCGCCTCGTTCGAGGCAACTTCACTTTGCCGTGGCTGGTATGCCAGCAGTGCAGAGTGGAGTAACCGCGTATGGTCCCCCCACAGCAGTGCGGCCGACTCCCCGCCGATTGAATCGCGCTAAGCATCGCCCACCGGTGCGGCAACAATTGCCGATACTCTCCCCCGATGGGGATTCCTGCCACCGCCCTGCGAGGGACGTACTGAACGTGCCGCTCTTGGGCCGGTTTCTGCGGTGGAACAAATCGCGGTTGGTGCTGCAAATCTTGATGTTCGCAGCGGCGGCTTTGGTGATCGTCGATGGATTGTTGGGAGCGCAGATTGTTTCGCTGAATCTGGCGGGCGTGCTGCCGTGGATCCATTGGCGCGGATTTTTGGTGCTGGGGTTACTCGTCGCCGGGAATTTGTTTTGCATGGCTTGTCCGTTCAAATTGTCGCGAACGTTGGGGAAGACACTCTTCGGCGGTCGTCGACACTGGCCGCGATGGCTACGCTCCAAATGGCTGGCCGTCGGCTTGTTGTTCGTGTTCTTCTGGGCCTATGAAGTGTTTTCATTGTGGCAAAGCCCGTGGTGGACGGCTTGGATTGCGGTGGGGTATTTTCTGGCGGCGTTTGTGGTGGATGGTTTTTTTCGCGGAGCGGCGTTTTGCAAGTACGTCTGCCCGATCGGTCAGTTCAATTTTGTGCAATCACTCGTTTCGCCCTTAGAAGTTCGGGTTCGTGACACGTCTGTCTGTGAAGAGTGCACGACCAAGGAGTGCATTCGTGGGGCTGCGGCGACAGCGACGGCTGCGGCGATTCCCGGTTGTGAATTGCATCTGTATCAACCGCGCAAGTCGAGTAACTTTGATTGCACGTTTTGCCTCGACTGTGTGCATTCCTGTCCGCATCAAAACGTGGGGATCCTGACAACGCTGCCCGGTCGGGAACTGCTCCGTGATCCGCGGCGGTCGGGGATCGGTAAATTGGGCAGTCGAACGGATGTAGCGGCGCTGGTGTTCCTGCTGGTTTTCGCCGCTTACGTGAATGCGGCAGGCATGGTTGCCCCTGTCTTGGATCTAATTGACAAGCTGCAAGCAGAGTGGGGTTTTGCGAGTCGCATTCCCCTTGTCACGGCTGGGTATCTGTTGGGTTTGGGAGCAGTACCGTTCTGCTTGGTGGCGATCGCTTCGCTGGCCGGACGCCGATTGAGTGGGGATTCCGAATCCGCCTTGCGCATCGCGACGCGATTCTCGTATATGCTTGTCCCACTCGGTTTTTCGATGTGGTTGGCGCATTATAGTTTCCACCTGTTCACCAGCAGTGGCGCGTTTAGCGCTGCGTTGCGACGATTTCTCAGCGAGTTTGGATGGCGCGACGTCGAGACGGCAGCGTGGGTCTGCTCGTGCGGCTTAGAAACAGCCGATTGGTTATTGCGAATGGAACTGATGCTGCTCGATGCCGGATTGTTAATGTCGTTGTATGTCGGATACCGCATTGCCCGCGATCGCTATTTGGGAATGCGGCGCGCCATGGGAGCGTTTCTGCCTTGGGCGGGGATAGCGGTTATTTTGTTTCTCACGGGTGTTTGGCTCGTGTTCCAGCCGATGCAAATGCGCGGCGTGATGCCGATGGGGATGTGA
- a CDS encoding FMN-binding glutamate synthase family protein — MRYSAVIIVLAGTLLCLLLGVLRDSAWYIPLVVLGPLSLLGIWDLTQTKHSICRNYPLLGRLRFLQEMIRPEIHQYYVESDLDGRPYNRDERSLIYERAKNVSGLKPFGTEMDVYGDEYEWLDHSIAPRPKQDEPFRITVGGPDCKQPYSCSVLNISAMSFGAISPNAIEALNRGAKKGNFYHCTGEGGLSSYHLKNGGDLVWQIGTGYFGCRDQNGAFDPGLFREQALTPQVKMIEIKISQGAKPGHGGVLPAAKITPEIARTRKIPMGRDCISPPGHTTFDSPRGLCEYVKQLRELSDGKPIGFKLCVGHRHEFLAICKAMLETGILPDFITVDGGEGGTGAAPNEFSDSIGTPLKMGLMFVHNALVGCGLRDKIRIAASGKVSSAFAIARNLAIGADWCNAARGFMMAVGCIQAQSCHTNRCPVGVATQDPVRQRALDVGDKGERTYHFHHNTMETLSEIVAAAGIDHPSEFRPYHIHIALSRTNVKNYQEAHPFLQSGELLKGCQHPDFKTHWDIASAESFQAQGADVKIQEELAT, encoded by the coding sequence ATGAGATATTCCGCAGTCATCATCGTTCTGGCCGGCACGTTACTCTGCCTTCTCCTGGGCGTGTTACGCGATTCGGCATGGTATATCCCGTTAGTCGTACTCGGGCCGCTCTCGTTGCTCGGCATCTGGGATTTGACGCAGACTAAACATAGTATCTGCCGCAATTATCCCTTATTAGGTCGATTGCGATTTCTGCAGGAGATGATTCGTCCTGAGATCCATCAGTACTACGTCGAAAGTGACCTGGATGGCCGACCGTACAATCGAGACGAGCGTTCGTTGATTTATGAGCGAGCCAAGAATGTTTCGGGCCTCAAACCGTTCGGCACCGAGATGGACGTCTATGGCGACGAGTATGAATGGTTGGATCACTCGATTGCACCACGTCCCAAGCAGGATGAGCCGTTTCGCATCACCGTCGGCGGCCCGGATTGCAAGCAGCCGTATTCGTGTTCGGTCTTGAACATCTCGGCCATGAGTTTCGGGGCGATCAGCCCCAATGCCATCGAAGCACTCAATCGCGGAGCCAAGAAGGGGAACTTCTATCACTGCACCGGCGAAGGGGGACTGAGTTCCTATCACCTGAAAAACGGTGGAGATTTGGTATGGCAAATCGGCACCGGCTACTTTGGTTGCCGCGACCAAAATGGCGCGTTTGACCCTGGCTTGTTCCGCGAACAGGCGCTCACTCCACAAGTCAAGATGATTGAGATCAAGATTTCACAAGGAGCCAAGCCGGGACATGGCGGTGTGCTGCCCGCAGCCAAGATCACACCGGAGATCGCCCGCACGCGGAAAATCCCCATGGGCCGAGACTGCATTTCTCCGCCGGGACACACGACCTTCGACAGCCCCCGCGGTTTGTGTGAATACGTCAAACAGTTGCGAGAACTCTCCGACGGCAAACCGATTGGCTTTAAGCTGTGCGTGGGACATCGCCACGAGTTTCTTGCCATCTGTAAAGCGATGTTGGAGACCGGCATCCTCCCCGATTTCATCACCGTCGACGGGGGTGAAGGGGGCACGGGAGCGGCACCGAATGAGTTTTCCGACAGCATTGGCACGCCGCTCAAAATGGGGTTGATGTTCGTACACAATGCACTAGTGGGTTGCGGTCTGCGCGATAAAATCCGCATTGCCGCTTCGGGAAAAGTCAGTTCGGCTTTTGCCATTGCCCGCAACCTGGCCATCGGCGCCGATTGGTGCAACGCGGCTCGGGGCTTCATGATGGCGGTGGGCTGCATCCAAGCGCAATCGTGTCATACCAATCGCTGTCCGGTGGGCGTCGCCACACAGGACCCCGTCCGTCAGCGGGCGCTGGACGTGGGTGACAAGGGAGAACGGACCTACCATTTCCATCACAATACGATGGAAACGTTGTCGGAGATCGTCGCGGCCGCCGGCATCGATCATCCCTCAGAATTTCGCCCCTACCACATTCATATCGCCCTCAGTCGCACCAACGTAAAGAACTATCAGGAAGCTCATCCATTTTTGCAGTCGGGCGAGTTGCTGAAGGGTTGCCAACACCCGGACTTCAAGACGCATTGGGACATTGCTTCAGCGGAGTCATTTCAGGCTCAAGGTGCGGACGTGAAAATCCAAGAAGAGCTTGCCACATAA
- a CDS encoding NAD-dependent malic enzyme: MTSNQPTQACSPLHGRALIESPLDNKGTAFTEQERIDFGLTGLLPPHVETLQEQSERAYEAFCMKQSDIEKHIYLRQLQDENETLFYRLMLDHIEEMMPIVYTPVVGAACEKFSHIYRRPRGIFVSYPERHLMDGVLDNLIQDVDVIVVTDGERILGLGDQGAGGMGIPIGKLALYTLCGGIHPGKTLPILLDLGTNNQERLNDPMYIGWRHERIKGKEYDEFIESFVTTVKRRFPDVLLQWEDFASVDSEPILERYRDQLCTFNDDIQGTAAVTTGTILAAVAAVGGDLADQRIVMLGAGSAGFGICSQLKRTMLRQGLSEEQAQQRFYILDVDGLIYDGRSNLSAVEKSLAQSAANLTDWDCDVTGSIAFADVVRNAKPTVLVGATGHAGAFPEEIIREMAQHVEQPIIFPLSNPTSRVEATPAEILEWTEGRALIATGSPFDPVEYAGKTHAIAQCNNSYIFPAMGLGIRASGATRVSDEMFAVAAIALQEKSPALEDPTASLLPALKDIRDVARHIAVAVATEAQAQGLAEKTSPEELEKRIDQTIWSPTYAPLTRSN; encoded by the coding sequence GTGACATCCAACCAACCAACGCAGGCCTGCTCTCCCTTGCACGGTCGGGCCTTAATCGAATCCCCACTCGACAACAAAGGAACCGCCTTTACGGAACAGGAACGTATTGACTTCGGACTGACCGGACTACTGCCCCCGCATGTGGAGACGCTCCAGGAGCAGTCGGAGCGGGCTTACGAAGCGTTCTGTATGAAACAGTCCGACATCGAAAAGCACATTTACCTGCGACAACTGCAGGACGAAAACGAAACGCTGTTTTACCGGCTGATGCTCGACCACATCGAAGAAATGATGCCGATCGTTTATACGCCGGTGGTCGGCGCGGCCTGCGAAAAATTCAGCCATATCTATCGCCGTCCCCGAGGGATTTTCGTCTCCTATCCGGAACGTCATCTCATGGATGGCGTATTGGATAACTTGATTCAAGATGTCGACGTCATCGTGGTGACCGACGGGGAACGTATTCTTGGCTTGGGCGACCAGGGTGCGGGCGGCATGGGAATTCCCATCGGAAAACTTGCTCTCTATACGCTGTGTGGCGGAATTCACCCGGGCAAGACCTTGCCGATTCTGCTGGACCTGGGAACGAATAACCAAGAACGCTTAAACGATCCGATGTACATCGGTTGGCGGCATGAGCGCATCAAAGGCAAGGAGTACGACGAGTTCATCGAAAGCTTTGTCACTACAGTCAAGCGGCGTTTCCCCGATGTGTTGCTGCAATGGGAAGACTTCGCCTCGGTCGATTCTGAGCCGATCTTGGAGCGGTATCGCGATCAGCTCTGCACATTTAATGACGACATCCAAGGGACGGCGGCGGTGACGACCGGGACGATTCTGGCCGCCGTGGCTGCGGTGGGAGGCGACCTGGCCGATCAACGCATCGTGATGCTCGGCGCCGGTTCAGCGGGATTCGGTATTTGCAGCCAACTCAAACGGACCATGCTTCGCCAGGGATTGAGTGAAGAACAGGCACAGCAACGTTTTTATATTTTGGATGTCGACGGCCTGATCTACGATGGCCGTAGCAATCTCAGCGCCGTCGAGAAAAGCCTGGCGCAAAGTGCGGCCAATCTCACCGACTGGGACTGTGATGTGACCGGCTCGATTGCATTCGCCGATGTTGTCCGCAATGCCAAACCGACTGTCCTCGTCGGCGCCACTGGGCATGCCGGCGCATTTCCGGAGGAGATTATCCGTGAGATGGCGCAGCACGTGGAACAGCCGATCATCTTCCCACTGTCGAATCCCACATCCCGCGTGGAAGCAACGCCAGCTGAAATATTGGAGTGGACCGAAGGTCGTGCCTTGATCGCGACCGGCAGCCCGTTCGATCCCGTTGAATATGCCGGCAAAACACATGCCATCGCACAATGTAACAACAGCTACATTTTCCCGGCGATGGGATTGGGCATCCGCGCCTCGGGAGCAACACGTGTGTCGGACGAGATGTTCGCCGTGGCGGCAATCGCGCTGCAGGAAAAATCGCCCGCTTTAGAAGACCCCACGGCATCGCTGCTGCCCGCGCTGAAAGATATTCGTGATGTCGCACGGCATATCGCGGTCGCTGTGGCGACCGAAGCCCAAGCCCAGGGACTGGCTGAGAAGACCTCGCCTGAGGAACTTGAAAAGCGGATTGACCAAACCATTTGGTCACCGACTTATGCGCCTTTGACGCGCTCAAACTAA
- a CDS encoding thiamine pyrophosphate-binding protein: MNASNMDNSPTTVGGYLAARLEQIGLRQYFAVPGDYNLVLLDEFLTNRNLQMISCCNELNAGYAADGYARATGGPAAAIVTFSVGGLSLLNAIAGAYAEDLPVIAISGGPNTNSEAEYEFLHHTLGDVDYGYQREIFRRVTAEAVMIQHPTEAPRQIDRAIETALVKQKPVYLEIACNIAGATVSSPNPRTFNVRFSSDPTSLDQAVEHAAELLNAAIKPVLVAGVKLRAGGAVPAFQQLADSSGYAVAHMPNSKGFLDEQHPGFIGNYWGPVSSPGCGEIVESADLCLFAGATFTDYTTTGHTALINPQKMIRATSDSVILPTQTYNEVALADFLDGLTAKLKPNDASLAAFKRIQEPAQQPQPNGDDAPLTTRTLFSEIQGLLDEQSAVIAETGDSWFNGMQLDLPSGANFEIQLQYGSIGWSVGATLGYSIGLPERRVVALIGDGSFQLTAQEVSTMIRYETNPIIFLINNGGYTIEVEIHDGPYNTIKNWDYAGLVDVFNANDGNGWGCRVTTEKELSDAIAHAKQHDGLALIEVAIDRDDCSKNLLKWGGQVAKNNGRPPRRN, translated from the coding sequence ATGAATGCAAGCAATATGGACAACTCCCCAACAACCGTGGGTGGCTATCTGGCTGCGCGGCTGGAACAAATCGGTCTTCGGCAATACTTCGCTGTGCCGGGCGACTATAACCTAGTGCTGCTCGATGAGTTCTTGACCAATCGCAACTTGCAGATGATCTCCTGTTGCAACGAACTCAACGCCGGTTACGCCGCCGATGGTTATGCCCGCGCGACGGGAGGTCCGGCGGCTGCGATTGTGACATTCAGCGTCGGCGGCTTGAGCCTGTTGAATGCGATTGCCGGTGCATATGCCGAAGACTTACCGGTCATTGCGATCTCCGGTGGGCCGAATACGAACTCCGAAGCGGAATACGAGTTTCTGCACCACACCTTGGGCGATGTCGATTATGGATATCAACGCGAGATCTTTCGCCGCGTAACGGCCGAAGCGGTGATGATTCAACATCCGACCGAAGCCCCGCGGCAAATCGACCGGGCCATCGAGACGGCACTCGTAAAACAAAAGCCGGTCTATTTGGAAATTGCCTGCAATATTGCCGGCGCAACAGTCTCCTCGCCGAATCCACGTACGTTCAATGTGCGCTTCTCCAGCGATCCCACGTCGCTAGATCAAGCCGTCGAACACGCCGCTGAGTTGCTCAACGCAGCCATCAAACCTGTGCTTGTCGCCGGAGTGAAACTTCGTGCTGGCGGGGCGGTTCCCGCATTTCAACAACTTGCCGATTCAAGCGGCTATGCGGTCGCCCATATGCCCAACTCGAAAGGTTTTCTGGACGAACAGCATCCCGGTTTTATCGGTAACTATTGGGGACCGGTCAGTTCGCCCGGTTGTGGAGAAATCGTGGAGTCGGCCGACCTGTGTTTATTCGCCGGCGCCACCTTCACCGACTACACCACCACCGGCCACACAGCACTGATCAATCCACAAAAAATGATTCGCGCCACGTCCGATAGCGTGATTCTTCCCACACAAACTTACAACGAAGTTGCACTGGCGGATTTCCTAGACGGTTTGACCGCCAAACTCAAACCCAATGACGCATCATTGGCCGCCTTTAAGCGTATTCAAGAACCGGCACAACAACCGCAGCCCAACGGAGATGACGCACCACTCACCACGCGAACCTTGTTTTCCGAAATCCAAGGGCTACTCGATGAACAGAGTGCCGTGATCGCTGAGACGGGTGACTCCTGGTTCAACGGCATGCAACTCGACCTCCCCTCGGGAGCTAACTTTGAGATTCAATTGCAGTATGGTTCGATCGGCTGGTCCGTGGGTGCCACGTTGGGCTATTCCATCGGGCTTCCCGAGCGGCGGGTCGTGGCCTTGATTGGCGACGGGTCGTTTCAGCTGACGGCTCAAGAAGTCTCGACCATGATTCGTTACGAGACGAATCCGATCATCTTTTTGATCAACAATGGGGGATACACGATCGAAGTCGAGATTCACGACGGTCCGTACAACACAATCAAAAACTGGGACTACGCCGGCTTGGTCGACGTGTTCAACGCCAACGACGGAAATGGTTGGGGCTGCCGTGTGACGACCGAAAAAGAATTGAGCGACGCAATCGCCCATGCGAAGCAACATGACGGCTTGGCTTTAATCGAGGTTGCCATCGACCGGGATGACTGCAGCAAAAACCTGCTGAAATGGGGCGGGCAAGTCGCGAAGAACAATGGACGCCCGCCACGAAGGAACTAG
- a CDS encoding NAD(P)/FAD-dependent oxidoreductase has protein sequence MDRNSQQKNGNSPPRVVIVGGGFGGLQIATALSKSQAAIILIDRRNYHLFQPMLYQVATAELSPANIAAPLRSILRKQKNTDVVLGEVTSVDLDQKVVRFNGGEIGYDYLVLATGVRQSYFGHDDFAPFAPGLKSIDDALELRRRILLAFEEAEWEADEEARRAKLTFVIVGGGPTGVELAGAIMDIASNTLPSEFRNIDTKTARVILIEGSPRLIAAMPEDLSKRVHKALEEMHVEIRLHTIVTNVDETGVYIGDEHLPAENVFWAAGVQGQALAHELGVEIDRGSRIVVGPDLSIPGHPDVFVVGDAAHATDATTGKPVPGVAQGAIQSGRFVAAQIKRELEGGDPKNRPAFSYHDKGSMAMIGRGKAVAAIGKRHFGGLLGWLTWSVVHVMFLVGFGNKLTVMCDWFWNYIRHTRQARLITGDPEFQLKQFGTGGKKDATPTPSETDQVDAASN, from the coding sequence ATGGATAGGAACTCCCAACAGAAAAACGGTAACTCCCCGCCGCGTGTGGTCATTGTGGGGGGCGGGTTTGGTGGTCTGCAAATCGCCACAGCTCTCAGCAAGTCACAAGCAGCGATCATTCTCATCGATCGCCGCAATTACCACCTGTTTCAACCGATGCTGTATCAGGTGGCGACGGCTGAATTGTCACCGGCAAATATCGCCGCTCCGTTGCGATCGATCTTGCGCAAACAAAAAAATACCGATGTCGTGTTGGGTGAAGTCACCTCGGTCGATCTGGACCAAAAAGTCGTCCGTTTCAATGGAGGCGAGATAGGCTATGACTATCTGGTCCTGGCCACTGGTGTGCGTCAGTCCTATTTCGGGCACGACGATTTCGCGCCGTTTGCGCCGGGACTCAAGTCGATCGATGATGCCTTGGAATTGCGGCGACGGATTTTGCTGGCCTTTGAGGAAGCTGAATGGGAAGCAGATGAAGAGGCGCGACGGGCAAAGCTCACCTTTGTGATTGTGGGGGGAGGCCCGACCGGAGTGGAACTGGCCGGCGCCATTATGGACATCGCCTCCAACACGCTGCCAAGCGAGTTTCGTAACATCGACACCAAAACGGCGCGGGTGATTCTTATCGAAGGGAGTCCACGTTTAATCGCCGCCATGCCCGAGGACCTGAGCAAACGCGTGCACAAGGCCTTGGAAGAGATGCATGTTGAGATCCGTTTACACACCATCGTCACCAATGTTGACGAAACGGGTGTCTATATCGGTGATGAACATTTGCCGGCGGAGAATGTGTTTTGGGCCGCCGGTGTTCAAGGGCAAGCACTCGCGCATGAATTGGGAGTGGAAATCGATCGCGGCAGTCGCATCGTGGTGGGGCCGGATCTTTCAATCCCTGGCCATCCCGACGTGTTTGTCGTGGGAGACGCCGCTCATGCGACCGACGCCACTACTGGAAAGCCGGTCCCCGGAGTCGCACAAGGAGCGATTCAATCCGGCCGCTTTGTCGCCGCACAAATCAAACGCGAACTGGAGGGTGGCGATCCGAAAAACCGGCCCGCTTTCAGTTATCACGACAAAGGTTCAATGGCGATGATCGGCCGCGGCAAGGCGGTTGCCGCCATCGGCAAAAGACATTTCGGCGGCCTGTTGGGCTGGCTGACCTGGAGCGTCGTACACGTGATGTTTCTGGTTGGTTTCGGCAACAAGTTGACGGTGATGTGCGATTGGTTTTGGAATTACATTCGCCACACACGGCAAGCGCGTCTCATTACCGGCGATCCGGAGTTTCAACTGAAACAATTTGGTACTGGTGGCAAAAAAGATGCGACACCGACCCCTTCGGAAACCGATCAGGTCGATGCCGCGTCTAACTAA
- a CDS encoding TraB/GumN family protein has translation MSCLVNRALVATSLCAATLLGSTAVQAQSPQEESSPTKYLRVSRDKDQKPEALETAVVSFAPKSGEKNVTVDLVSAIHIGDDVYFDALNRLFEDYDIVLYEMVKPKDVTPARGFTDRQQTPLALVQRMLPSMLDLSFQVDSIDYTPKNFVHADLTPTELGEAMRKRGETGMSLFIKVVKEVMQQYQEEWANGGSLSGNVSDAEILSFLTRKEGAQQLKALIAGKLEELGPDMGLGATLDSILIVDRNEAALKVLKEQLANRKNGKPLRIAVYYGAAHMPDMASRLTEDFQMQQGDVSWVQAWDITRASKKSALEGLLQLLQQPQ, from the coding sequence ATGTCTTGTTTAGTCAACCGCGCACTGGTGGCGACGTCGTTATGTGCCGCCACGTTGTTGGGAAGCACCGCGGTGCAGGCCCAAAGTCCGCAGGAGGAATCTTCGCCGACAAAATACCTTCGCGTCTCACGCGATAAAGACCAAAAGCCCGAAGCACTGGAGACTGCTGTCGTTTCGTTTGCGCCCAAGTCAGGCGAGAAAAATGTCACGGTCGATTTAGTCAGCGCCATACACATCGGCGACGACGTTTACTTCGATGCCTTGAACCGGTTGTTCGAGGATTACGACATTGTGCTATACGAGATGGTCAAACCCAAGGATGTCACACCGGCTCGCGGCTTCACAGATCGCCAGCAGACACCATTGGCACTCGTGCAACGGATGCTACCTTCGATGTTGGACTTGAGTTTCCAAGTCGACTCGATCGACTACACGCCAAAGAACTTCGTGCATGCCGACCTCACGCCGACCGAACTCGGCGAAGCGATGCGTAAGCGGGGTGAAACCGGCATGAGTCTGTTCATCAAGGTTGTCAAAGAGGTGATGCAACAATACCAAGAAGAATGGGCGAACGGCGGATCGCTAAGCGGTAATGTGTCGGACGCGGAGATTCTATCGTTCCTAACCCGCAAGGAGGGAGCCCAACAACTGAAAGCGCTGATCGCTGGCAAACTTGAGGAACTAGGGCCGGATATGGGATTGGGAGCGACGTTGGATTCCATCCTCATCGTCGATCGCAATGAAGCAGCACTGAAGGTCCTCAAGGAGCAGTTGGCGAATCGCAAAAACGGCAAACCGCTACGCATCGCCGTCTATTACGGAGCAGCGCACATGCCCGACATGGCGTCGCGATTGACGGAGGATTTTCAAATGCAGCAAGGTGACGTCAGCTGGGTGCAAGCGTGGGATATCACGCGGGCGTCCAAGAAATCAGCCTTGGAAGGATTGTTGCAGCTCCTGCAGCAACCGCAATAG
- a CDS encoding SH3 domain-containing protein, translating into MKTNRTIAGFAILVAALLATTFDSGEARAGELNHEQQQTILHEANTLYESGTANATDRALSKEAFEAAAAKYQTLVDDGVNNWQMHFNLGNAYLQSGALGRAIANYERAAAMTGDKAVHANLEHARSLVKTEAPAAIPQTTWESAQQHLAAVPLKNLLLVAAIAWACFWITMSLRIPNWQRSLKTIGVVAAGLFLSATLIMANRDQGPQLPVGIITADQVPLREGNGEAFGSQEGTSLIEGERVQVVEQRGEWIHVQLHDGRTGWLTDSQLEVI; encoded by the coding sequence ATGAAAACCAACCGCACGATTGCTGGCTTCGCGATTTTGGTCGCAGCCCTGTTAGCAACCACTTTCGATTCGGGAGAGGCCCGGGCGGGGGAATTGAATCATGAACAACAACAAACGATCCTGCACGAAGCCAACACGCTGTACGAAAGCGGGACAGCCAACGCAACCGATCGCGCCCTGTCAAAGGAGGCATTCGAAGCGGCTGCGGCGAAGTATCAAACGCTCGTCGACGACGGCGTTAACAACTGGCAAATGCACTTCAACCTCGGCAACGCGTACTTGCAAAGCGGTGCTTTGGGGCGAGCCATCGCCAACTACGAACGGGCGGCGGCGATGACCGGCGACAAAGCCGTGCACGCCAATCTGGAGCATGCCCGATCGTTGGTAAAAACCGAAGCACCGGCGGCAATTCCGCAAACGACGTGGGAGAGCGCCCAACAACATCTAGCGGCCGTTCCGCTCAAGAATCTATTGTTGGTCGCCGCCATCGCCTGGGCTTGTTTCTGGATCACGATGAGTCTGCGGATACCAAATTGGCAACGCTCGTTGAAAACCATCGGGGTTGTAGCTGCCGGTCTGTTTTTGTCCGCCACATTGATCATGGCCAACCGCGATCAAGGCCCGCAATTGCCCGTGGGAATTATCACGGCCGATCAAGTCCCGTTACGCGAAGGCAACGGTGAGGCGTTTGGTTCCCAAGAGGGGACGTCGCTGATCGAAGGCGAAAGAGTTCAGGTCGTCGAGCAACGCGGCGAGTGGATCCATGTGCAATTGCACGATGGTCGGACCGGTTGGTTAACCGATTCGCAGTTGGAAGTGATTTAG